The DNA segment TGTGTGTATGTAATTACTTAACTGTAATTACTTAAGTATAGTTACTGAATGTCTTccctataatctttatttgttatATGACATTTTGAAGCTCTTGTTACTTTTAGTATACAATACATTATTTAAAttataccatacatatgctactaTGTATGCAATAAAGTATTTACCCACATTTTTCTGCACAAATGTTAGCTTGAATTTATATCCACTTGCACTCAATGTTACAGATTTCAGAATTCGTCCTTAACAGTTTTGCCAGTTGCTGTTACAATTTTGTAGATAGAGATcatatcacttctttttcttctgCTCACTAGCTTTGACATTTCTAATGCCTCCTATTTCTCCTCAAAGCCTCTTACATCTTACAGCCTAATGGCCCAGTTGACGTTAAGTAGGACCTCTTTACACCTTTACTAGTTTATTAATGTGCCTTTCGATATATggtcaccacacaactgctgcatattctagttaAGGTCTCATGAATACTGTGAACAGATGTGTTAGTATTTCTCAGTCCATGAATGTAAATATAATTCTGAAATTGGTCAGAGCTATGTTTTACACACACCCTGATACTGCCGTGCATTCTAGCCATCCACAATTCTGTTTAAAAATAGAAACTTTCTGATATGTGTATTTTTAATTTTAAGTAATTTTCCTCTGATTCACTAGAGCAGGATCCTTCAAACGCACAATGTAATGGTCTCTATTGTTACTTTGTTACAACTTAttacaaagttgttacatcttgttataaacgTTTTTGTGttagaaagttgttacaactAGTTAGATAGTTGTTAGAACTTGTTAGAagatgttaaaacttgttcaaatgTTGTAGCAATGTCATAGTTTCGTTGTGTGTTTGGCGAGGAGTGATAAAACTCTTGTTTATCCATATTTTCTTGTCCCCTTGATGCAAATTTAATTGCAATTACACTTCTGATATTACAGTATAGCCACTACTGTTAAACTACATGCTTGTTTTTTCAACAGATGTATTACAATCCGGTACACCTCCCCAGTGTCATATCTCATTGCAAGACCAAGAACGAGACTCCCCATTGCTCATAAACTTCTTGGCTTACTTAGAGACATGAGTTTGGATGATCATCCAGTTTTCTTCCATATGTTCAGTAACAATGGGTCACTTCTTTATTATGCTTTTACTCAGGCTTTAGCAGAGCCTGATTCTCCTAATATCATGGTAAAAGGCATAATTTTTGACAGTACTCCTGCTCCTCGGCGATTTTATTCAGGTATGAGAACTTTTCAGCTGTGTAATATGAATTATATTAATCAGTTTATAACTTTTAAGCAAGCTTAATAACAAATTGGTCTGGATTTAAACAATCTTTTTAGATTTCAATAAACTTAAACCATATTACATATTAATATTGTAAATACAATGTCATTTTTACTATATAAGAGTTGGAGTCACTACTTCTCCATTGTAGGGGTGCGTGCTATGTATGAAGCAACGCCAGGACCTATATGGAAGAAACTCTGTGCATCACTGGGAATGGCATTCTACATTTTAAGTTATGGGCTTCTCTCTGTTTTGTGGACCATTATCTCCGGTAAACTTCCTAAGCATCCTCCCTGGGCTTTGGTTGAGGTAATTTGTATTTTTGTGACGTGTAATAAATATTTATAGACTGCAAATCATCATTACCCCATTCCTACTTTTATGAGGTGAGGAGCTATCGGCTTGGAAATAATTAGGGGAAACgatattgaaaattaagttttcaaTATCGTTGAAAATACTTTAGATAATATTAAAATATCTTAATATAAGATACTTTATGAGTATCAAAGGCAATAAGAGAAAAGTTGTTTATGTATGCTAATGTAATCAAATATGTACAATTATAATACTGTATTTGCAAAATGTAGTTTAGCTAAGAAAGTTTGAGTTCTATTGACATGTTGCTTATTGTCCATTCTTGTTATTGTAACATGGTAAAGTGAAGATCACATATTAAGTCTTTATAATTTAAATGATTTGCCAAGAAGAAATTCTATAAATTTGTTGCCTTTCAGGATGTTGCTCGATGCCCACAGCTATTTTTATACTCTCAAGCTGACAAATTAATTAGTTCTGATGATGTTGAGTTTTTCATCACGGAGCGGCAGAAACTAGGGGTCCCTGTTGTTGCGAAGTGTTGGACTGATTCTCCTCATGTTCAACATTACAGGTAGGCACTGCTTCTCCCCATATTCAACATTATAAGTAGGAACTCCTCCTCTCCATGTTCAGCATTATAGGTAGGAGTTGGTTTTCAcaaacaagataaagaattacttCTGCTTCTTTATAGATATTACTTTTTGTTTGTTATTACCTGATGTCTTTTATACTGGGTCATTACTGTCAGCAATGACTGCCATTCATTTCACTATTTTCCTTTTCATCAACCAAAACCCCATATCAGTGATAAAGGTACTCCGGCTTTATTCTGACAACAACTGATTCTCTAAATCTATTTCCATCATTTCTTATAAATGATGTAATATGTAGGAGGAATCTtttgtttgttttgaaaacaaaatTTTGCAGAAATTCATTAATGTTTTGCAAATGTTTGCCTCTCTCAACTGCTCTCTAGTCGTCTCATGTACCTCCCTCATCTCCTCTTTAATTATCTCATGCCTTCCTTATCTCCTCTCTAATTATCTCTTGTGCCACCCCTCATCTATTTCCTGTACATCCCTCATCTCCTATCTGAtcatttattgtgcacctcaacttcccccccccccccccccacctgttcaTTGCTTCATTGCTAAATGTGAAAGAAAATTTAGAATTTCTTGTGACAAGAAATGTGAACGATGAAAATGATGTTGATGACATATCGGCCACACTCGACATAGGATCACAGgtatattgtatatttttctCCCTATGGTATAATGTATATCCTTCTCCTTGGGGTATATTATGTATCTTTTTCTCTATGGTatactatcttcttgaggttatcttgagatgatttcggggcttagagtccccgcggcctggttctcgaccaggcctcctttttgttacacacccccaggaagcagcccgtagcagctgtctaactcccaggtacctatttactgctaggtgaacaggtgcatcagggtaaagggagctctgcccatttgtttctgcctccaccaggtatcgaacccggaacctcgggactacgaatccgaagagctatccactcggctgtcaggccccttaactACATTTACTTCTCTCAATGATATACAGTATTGACCTCAATGTCAAAATAATTTGGATTGGTTTGACATGTAATACATTCATAttgggttctctctctctcttttagtattatatcattattattagCTCATTCCATGCTTTCATGGGGTAGGGAAATCTTAGCTCGGAGAGCATAGAAGGGCAATATAAGGGAAAGAAGGTTAAAGATCCTCAAAAAGATCACCAACCAATTCATTCAGTTTTctacattacagtacagtacatagcAATATATAGCCTCAGCATTATCACTGGGAGAATTTAATGTTGTATACTTATTATAGGCACATAACACTGCAAATATACATATCCTATAGATAAATGAATTTAATGTTTGTCTTCTATACCCTCAGGATGCACCCAGAAGAGTATAGGGAGTCTGTGTATTCTTTCTTGTCATTGTGCCTGAGCAAGGACATGATAGTCGTGGAGCAGCCGACCACCACTGCTGGAG comes from the Procambarus clarkii isolate CNS0578487 chromosome 25, FALCON_Pclarkii_2.0, whole genome shotgun sequence genome and includes:
- the LOC123756389 gene encoding LOW QUALITY PROTEIN: transmembrane protein 53 (The sequence of the model RefSeq protein was modified relative to this genomic sequence to represent the inferred CDS: deleted 1 base in 1 codon) — its product is MEDDLEYYITFPTPTPKEIHKQTDAGDNNEDDFVFINGANGEKEPVVFLLGWLGAQDHHLAKYCSIYNQKGCITIRYTSPVSYLIARPRTRLPIAHKLLGLLRDMSLDDHPVFFHMFSNNGSLLYYAFTQALAEPDSPNIMVKGIIFDSTPAPRRFYSGVRAMYEATPGPIWKKLCASLGMAFYILSYGLLSVLWTIISGKLPKHPPWALVEDVARCPQLFLYSQADKLISSDDVEFFITERQKLGVPVVAKCWTDSPHVQHYRMHPEEYRESVYSFLSLCLSKDMIVVEQPTTTAGDVGKHKSD